A window of Thermomicrobiales bacterium contains these coding sequences:
- a CDS encoding SGNH/GDSL hydrolase family protein, with the protein MPRTRGYVALVHDLLTQHDGTEISLNNLSRPGETADSFQNNGQLAQLQNLITQLADAGTPIAAATLSLGGNEMLDAQGEDATARQSQLDAFSTSYPAALAEIRNLVGERVTIVVTTYYDLTSGNPNEPQSDAWWVQQFNDIIKQSAAASNAQVADVATVFEDHIADFTLWPIDVHPNNAGHIAIANEVWRAFGIDTVTPTIDLAPTIDASRSTPSIHFTGTDDTGIVDITISAEFATTYGPFSTDESAYVVLIIVSDGSQQAQVTVEARDAAGNVSTASTTVRIP; encoded by the coding sequence CTGCCCCGAACGCGCGGCTACGTGGCGCTGGTCCATGACCTGCTCACGCAGCACGACGGCACGGAGATCTCGCTCAACAACCTGAGCCGTCCCGGCGAGACAGCCGATTCCTTCCAGAACAATGGTCAGCTGGCCCAGTTGCAGAACCTGATCACTCAGCTAGCCGACGCTGGCACACCGATCGCCGCTGCCACCCTCTCGCTCGGTGGCAACGAGATGCTTGACGCGCAGGGCGAAGACGCGACCGCGCGCCAGTCGCAGCTCGACGCATTCAGCACCTCCTACCCCGCCGCCCTCGCTGAAATTCGTAACCTGGTCGGCGAGCGGGTGACAATCGTCGTCACCACCTATTACGACCTGACGAGTGGCAATCCGAACGAACCGCAGTCCGATGCCTGGTGGGTGCAGCAGTTCAACGACATCATCAAGCAATCTGCGGCTGCATCAAACGCACAAGTAGCTGATGTCGCCACCGTATTCGAGGACCACATCGCCGACTTCACCCTCTGGCCAATCGACGTACATCCGAACAACGCCGGGCACATAGCCATCGCGAACGAAGTCTGGCGCGCGTTTGGCATCGACACCGTCACGCCAACGATCGACCTGGCGCCTACCATCGACGCATCTCGGTCAACGCCATCAATCCACTTCACTGGCACGGATGACACCGGCATCGTAGACATCACCATCAGCGCCGAATTCGCAACCACCTACGGCCCGTTTTCCACCGACGAGAGTGCGTACGTCGTACTGATCATCGTTTCCGATGGCTCGCAGCAAGCGCAGGTCACTGTCGAAGCACGCGACGCAGCCGGAAATGTGTCGACCGCATCAACCACCGTCCGGATCCCCTGA